CTTCAGTTCATGCATAGGTTTTGGCTGAAGCGTTGGAATATTGTTTCAAATATGGAAGCTATTGGTATTGCCAGAGTTGCTGTGTTGTGGAATCCTTCTACTATTCACGTTGATTTGATTGATTCTTCTccccaggctatccatgtttctatTCGTAGCTTGTCTACTCACCATATTTTTgctgctgcttttttttttttatggtttcaatACTATTATTGCTCGTAGATCTCTTTGGGATAGCCTTAAGTCCTAGGCTTCAACTAGTTCTTGGCTTGTTTTGGGTGATTTTAATTCCATTCTCTCACAAGAGGACAAGCATAATGGTGCCCATGTCTCATCCTATGAAGTCTTTGATTTTAGAGCATGTTGTTCTATCTTGGGCCTCTATGATTTGAATTACACTGGCTACCACTATACTTGGTCGAATGAGACTGTTTGGACTAAAATAGATCATGTTCTGGCCAATCCCTTATGGTGCAATCTTCAACTCACATCCCATGTGCTCTTTCACCCTTCGAGGGCCTTCTCTGATCACTCAGGAGCTCACATTTAGATTGGTAACAACATATCCCAAGGTCGATGTCCCTTCaagttctttaatatatagGTTGATCACCCATAATATGCAAGGTTAATCTCTAAAGGATGGCAATCCCCGGTGGTAGGTACTCCCATGTATATTTTATGCAAGAAACTCAAGTTTTTGAAGGTTCCCCTAAAGTCTTTAAATAAGCTTCATTTTAGCCATATTTCAAAGAGAGTTACTAGAGCAGAGACCGACTTGGAGTAATAACAATGCCTCCTACACAATTCTAGAGATGACATATCTCTTCTGCATAGAGTTAATCAAATGAAGTTGAATCTCTTAAACCTTAAATCTGTTGAGAAAGCGTTCTTTACCCAAAAGCTCAAGTGtaattttctcaagaaaaatgATAGAGGTACAAgtttttttcatgctttgatGCGTCATAAGCACAAGAAGAGTTTCATCACTGTCATCCTGTGTAGTAATGGGGCTCTTACCACCTCTATAGATGAAGTTAATGTTGCATTTGTTCATTACTACCATAACCTTCTTAGAACTTCATCATCTGTTTCTCCtattgatgttgttgttgttcatagTGGTCCTTGTCTTGATGAATCCCACTATAGTTTTCTCTTGGTGCCTGTCTCTAATGAAATTGTCAAGGAAAATCTCTTCAGCATTGGTAATGATAAAGCTCCCGGTCTTAACGGATATTCATctcttgttttcaaaaaatcttGGGATATAGTTAGAGCTGATTTTTGTGTAGCACTTcaggatttcttttcttttggccaaatcctaaagcAGATTAATCATTCCATTATTGCTCAGGTTCTAAAATCTGCTAATGTCAactcaacaaatgattttaGGTCAATCTCTTGTTGCAATGTGCTTAGAGGGAGGAATATAATCGATAACATTAACCTGGCTCAAGAGTTCCTTAGGCATTATGACAGGAAGAGAACCTTTCCCTGTTGCCttataaaaatagaattcaaGAAAGCCTTTGATTCGGTGCAATGGGTCTTTCTCAGAGAGCTTCTTCATCTTCTAGGTTTCCCCTACCATTTTGTTCATCTAGTAATGTTATATGTGGAAACTTCTTCCTTCTCTGTTGCTATCAATGATAGCCTTTATGGATTTTTTCCTAGGAGGTGTGGAGTTCGGTAGGGTGATACTCTCTCTCCCTATCTTTTTCTCATCTGCATGGAATATCTCTTACGTATGCTAAAGACAGCATCTCAACAGCCAGGCTTCCATTATCACCCGAAGTGTGTTTCTCAAAATATTTGTCACCTTGCTTTTGCTGATGATATTCTTCTATTATGTTGGGGGGGACAGATCTTCTGGTTGAATCCTTCTAGAATAGTTGCATGTCTTTGGCCAATCCTCTAGATTACACATCAATGCAGGGAAATCTTTCATATATTTTGATGGAGTTGGAGACAGTATTAAGTAGGGTATCCTCtaagattcttgtttttttaagatagtTTCCCCTTCAAATACCTTAGTGTCCCCCTCAGCCCCCACTGCCTTTTTTTTAGCCAGTTTTCCCCTCTCTTGCATAAACTTGAATCTGCTATACAAGGTTGGATGGACAAGCATTTATCCTATGTTGGATGACTGGAATTAATTAGATCTGTTCTCTTTGGCATGGTGCAATTTTAGCTCAACATATTCCTCATGCTGGATACTTTCATCAACCAAATTGCATGCATTTGCAGGAACTTCTTATGGACTGATAACACAACCAAAAGCAAGTCCGCCTTAATAACCTGGAAGCACATTTGTTTGCCAAAGGATGAAGAAGGACTGGGGCTTTATGACATCAAGGCAAGGAACCTCTGTTTCATTGTAAAGCAGTTATGGAATATCCATTTAAAAACTGACTTGATTTGGATTAGATGGGTGCATCATTTTTACTTTCCAGATAGTTCTATCTGGTTGGTCCCTTTATAGATAACCTCCTCTCCTATATGGAAGTCCCTTCTTTCTTTTCGAGATTAGCTTCTTGCAGATTCTAGGGGTTAATCAGAAGTGATCTCTATGATGTAAAGTTGGGACAATATTTTTGAGCCTTTCTCGGGTCATGCTTATGAGTTTTTGAGATTCTAAGGAACCCTAGTGTCATGGGTTAAAGTTGTTTGGGAACCTTGGTGTTTATCAAGGCATAGTTTCATCCTTTGGCTTGCTTTGCTTGGGAGGTTGAGAACAAGAGACAGGTTGTACTTTATTGATACTGATGCTAGCTGTGTCTTCTGTCCGGATCATGAGGAAAGCCATAGTCACCTCTTATTTGCTTGTAATTGGACATCCCTTTTATGGTTAAAGGCTAAACCCTAGCTTTGGCTTTGCAGGGGTATGGCAAACATTAGTAATGCTATTTGGGGCCTTAATATTACAGAGAAAAACATTGTTGCAAGAATGAAAAGAGTCTCCCCAGCATTGTCGTCTACTTGATATAGGAAGGAATCGAATAGTCTTTAAGAAATCCTACTCACTAGTTGAAACTCTATTTTAGAGATTTTAGGTTTTATTCTACATGATATTGCACTTTTATAAGCATAATATCCCTCACATTATTGTTAGTTGATTGCATGATGGTTAGCCTGAATGAACTTTCTTGTGGGAAGTTGTCTTCTCTTCTATTTGTAGTCCTTAAAATGCACATGCTTCTTGTTAGGCATTATTGTTGCTATCTCTCTTGCAGATTTGTTATATTGTATGATGCTCGTGTGATTTTGCATCCTGGCTTTTTCACGCTCTAATTGACGTCCAGGATAGTTGCCTgttttaacttttctttgtGTTAGGATGGGAACCTTGTAATTTATAGTTCCTCACATAACTATTGTCTGCTAATTTTAGCTTGTTAGCTTCAGCTTTGATGTAAAGTCTTCTCTAGGAGTTTGTTCCATGTTTTTGTATATTATTGTATATGATTTTGTTGGTTCTCCAgcattgtaaattttttatccattaatatacttatatttttataaataaataaataaataaaaacatatatgtaCTGAACCATGGTGATAAGTGAATAAAGAGGGATCAACTTACAAACTATGAAAGCTAAAAGACAACAGTGCAATGGATAAACAATTAAACCAAGCCTAAGGAGCTTGCTTTAAACTATAGAGAGAATTGTGAAGCTTATATACAAACTAGGAGTGCACCAAATCTTCAAAGCCTTTTGGTTATGTCATATaaacctcttcctctaaaaagCCATGGAGAAAGGCATTAAAGACTTCAAGTTGCCTAATATCCCGATTGAAAGAAACGACAATTGTAAGAACTATACGAATAGTAGAAGGTTTGATAATGGGACTGAACATGTCATGAAAATCAATCCCACTTCTCTATAAATAGACAACATCGACTAGTCTAGCTTTGTGACATTCAATATATCCATCAGGTCATCGTTTTAGTTTGAAAACCCATTGCAGGGAACCATATTTTTACCAGGAGAACGAAAACATAAAGACCAGGTGTCATTCTTTAATAATGCCTACAATTCAATGTTCATTGTCACATGCCATTCGAGTATAGAGGTTGCTTGAGCATAAGTCCAAGGCTCAGAGATGACCACACCTGCATGTAGAGCTTGGAAAGGGTGATAGGTAGAGTAATATAAGTGGAAATTAAGAAAGCTATGGGGTTTAAGGTGGCCAATCTAGGATTTGGTGATCATATAAAAGGAAGGTATAGGAAGAGGAGGTGTTTTGTCTTGATGATCAGAAGGTTCTCTATTATGGAAAGAAGAAGTTGGTGAATAGGTGCACAGGAAACAAGAAAGGCCAGAGGAATATCAAAATGGCTAGAAATGAAAATTGGTGTAAGGGAATGGAGATCATGGTCAGGTGAGATAGAATTATAAAACATGGTAGATGAGGAAGGAGCAGTAATAtgggaataaataaatatatttgagggAGGAGATAAAAGTAAGTTAGGAGAATTACCTAGGGGGTGCACGTTGCTGGCAAAGTCAGTGAAGAAGGATTGTACTTGAGTTAGGAAattaactttttcaaaaatcatattTCGAGAGATATACACATGCCTGGAAGATGGATCAAAGTATTGAAAACCTTTATGATTAAAGCAAAAACCGATGAAAATACAAGGTATGTTGTGATAAGATAATTTATTAGTTGAGTAAGGAAAAAGGTATGGAAAGCATTGACATCCAAAGGATCGAAAATATATGAAGTCAGGAGGAACGTGAAAAGGATGTTCAAAATGTGATGAATAATCAAGGACCTTGGTaggtaaataattaataataaaaatagaggtTAGAAACGCATCAACCTAAAATTTCTTAGGTAAGCCAGACTAGGCAAGAAGAGTAAGTCCTACTTCCATAATATGATGATGTTTCCTCTCAATGAGGCTAATTTGTTGTAAGGTATGAGGACATGATGGGCGATGACAAATACTGTTGGCACTCAAAAATTGCTTAAAGATGGTAAAACAATATTCCCTACCATTGTCACTTGAAATTGTTTGATGgtgtaattaaattgtttttccactaaaagtttgaatttaacAAATGTAGAATAAACATTGGATTTATTAGAACAGTGGAAATAGCCAACAAAAGCGAGTATAGTCGtcaataaaaattacataatattGACAACCACTTAATGAAGGCGTGGAAATGGACCAAAcatcaaaatgaattatttctagAGTAGTTGTTGACTCGTTTGAAGACTTGGAAAATGGCAATTGTTTAGACTTATCGAGTAGACAAGACATATAAATAGCCTACTTATTGATTGAATTACTAACTAGAagagaaaatttagaaatgaCGATGAAAGGTTGTAGAGGAGGAGTGTCCTAAACAACAATGCCATGTGGAGGTAAAAGCCTTAACGCTAACAGTCATGGTAAGAGCATGAAATTTTGATGACATTAGTTACGAAGGTTGATGGGGTACAATCCATTATCACTTGGCCTCGTCATGAGTGTGTCCTCCTTTAGGATGTCCttcacaaaaaaattagaactgGTGAGTTCAAAGTAAACATTATTATCCTTGCAAAATTTATTAATAGAGAAGAGATGAATCGAGGCTTGAGGACAATAAACAACATTGTTTAAGGTTAGAgtagaaaaaagatttttaaaagaagTAGTGTTGGTATGAGAGATGGTAAACCTTATTCCATTACTTATGCCTACGGAGTCATCTCCTTCATAAGGTTGAGAGGTTGCAAGATTAGCAATATTTGAGGTGACATTAATAGTAGCATCATTGTCAGCATATCATTGATGTTGATTGAGATAAGTGGTATTACCTTGAATAGCCATAACAACTAATTCAGTTGGAGGGTGACATccttaaaaagaataatttataagGTTAAAATAGTTCAAAGCCTGATGTCCCTCCCGTTTGCAAATCTGACATGGAGATCACAAGCGGGAATTCAAAATAACAGGTATGGCTGATGATAGAGGCGACAAATGAGGTAACGATTGGAAAAAGTGAGAAAAGGAGGTACTCGAGTTTTTTAAGGTCCAGAAAAACATGATTTGTTGGTGTTGTTTTGAGATCTAGGTTTGGAATCATTTTTATGTGTGTATAAAGTATATGGTCTTGCCTCGGGTTGAATGGATTGACTATAAATTTTTTGCATAAGCTCATAATTCAACAACTTTGTatgaaaatcaaataatgaCATAGGCTTCTTCTTAGCAAGCAGCATATATGTTGTCATGAAGGAGTGAAAGGAGGAGTTAAGACCACTAAGAacagataaaattaaatcaaaatcattaataGGTTTCCCAGCAACAGATAATCATCAACAAGGGACTTAACTTCATCCAAACAAATTTGGCAAGACATAGAGCCTTGTTGTAAAGATCACAACTTCCtcttaataaaagaaattcaagatGTTAAGGGTGAAACAAACCGTGCACCTAGAGCTTGCCAAGCAAACCAAGAGGTCTTAAGACCATAAATGGTGAAAACCACTGCATGAGATAAAGAGGAAATAATCCAACTAAGTaccatttggtttttatattgtCAAACCACATAAGTAGAATTAAGAATACCTTGGGCTTTTAGTTCATCACTGGAAAATTAAGGAGGACTAGGCAAGAAAGTTAGTTCCATTAAGTTTGATGGAGATAACTTGAGCTGAAAGATTAAAGACAGTGGAAAAAAAGGAAGCGTCTGTAGTGGCAGCCATAGGATTGATAAAAGCATTAGCTATAactggctctgataccatgaaaaaactttaaaaaaacctaCTAGAGATATGCATGTATgttcttctttatatatatccaAAGTCGTTACAGCAAATAAGAGATAGAGCTTATGTGTTTATTACAAGAGATAAATATTACATGAGatttaaatacaagataaaatgCCCTCTCGTTTGCAAGCTATCCAACTTGAACTGGATGGCTTTTATCTTTATCCAGACTaccttttttccttcatttcaaCCATTTTCTAAAATCAACTCCCCTTCATTAATGATCAAGAGCCATCAAACGCGATGGCGTGTCATCCCATACATTACTACTGTTTCTACAGCCTTCATTTGAATCCCAACAACTTCACCTAACTCTGTCAAATTCTTGAAGATGTATTGTGGAGCTTGGAaggattttatttgttttcatgtgtaaattttgtgtttgattatgatgtaagttaaaaagaaaaacatcaaatttatttgaataaatattttgtgaCCATTATAGACAAGTCTTTccaaaaatccttttttttttagcatattctatcattaaaaaaaaacatttgtctttctagtttgtttgttaaaaagattaaaaaaaaggcaaaaatatttttttttatgttttagaatttgataaaaatacttgtcttagcataaaaatctaaaataaaaaaaaatatttggcattaacatttgaataaaatgtttttgtgtttttttgtttttaaaaaaacaatgtttatgCTTGTATATTTGGACTTAAtgacaaatttattaaatccaataaaaCTTGTCTAAAATCAAAGGGTTTATCGGGTCAACATATCGAAAATCTAGAAAAACACCTtggttttctaaaataaaaaaacactttgttaTTTGCTTTCAATGTTTAAAGTAAATAAACTCACAGTAAGCCATTGCTTCAAATGCTATGAGAAGTAACATGttctttagaattttaaaataacaaaagttTGCAGTTCAATATTTAATGACGTCGGAGTTAAAAGTATTGAGGTATGATAGGTTATGTGAACCTTGTCAAAGCTTTTTTCATAAACCTTTCCTATGATTTAGAATGGGTTCAATGAGCCCAACGTAGACTCATTGGTATATTCATGGACATGGATTGAGTTATGATCTTGGGTAACTAACTTAGTTGTCAATGTACCAAATAATTAGGAACGGCAAAACCAATTGAACCTTATAATGATTAGAATTTAACCTTCAACCATAGTTTAATTCATTGAGATAAACTAACCATCACCATGTAAATAAACCACAGTAGTATAGCATAACATACTATTAGCAATTAAGACAAGATCAATAATACAGTTTGATTCTTTAAAAGTGATATTATCTTCCCTTAGGTATAACTTGTCCCTTACCACTGATCTTTGAAGACTAGTTAGAGTTTCTATtaactataatactaggtgacaatTGCATTTCACAAGTTTAGACCATTTCCCAAAAGAACACGCCAAAAAGtgttattcttttcttttcttttttttgctgcAACGTCGAGTACAACAATAGTCTTGTGTGAATTCCTTCATATCGTTTTTAGTGAATATTGCCCCTTGATcaatcatgattattttttagagtCCTTAAAGAGTTTGATTATAATTTCTTGATTCATTGATAGATTAGAAATATTTTCAACCCAATAATGAAGTAATAATTAGTAACCAATATGTAATTATGCTCTCTTAAAGATGGTGAGTGTATTTTGCTAATAATTTTCATTATCTAGCCCCTAAAAGGACTATGGTTTGATCATTATATTGAGTTCAATTAATGACATATGGTGTATTGAGctatattattggcatgcttaaCACCTTTTTGCCAAATAGTTTTATCGatactattttttgttcttttctggccataaaatatttagtttttttacttatCATGACATCCtagttgtatattttttatgactGATTGATAATCATTTTATATCACGATCCATATTGAGTCAAGTCATTGGCTTTTGTATTGATtccttttacttaaaaaaaattaaattagagaaCCTattaataaggtttttttttttttttacctttataaAGTATGAATTCATAAAAATACATCGTTCACACTTATGTTGACTAGCTATAACTAATTTAACTCCCAACTCTAGAAGTATTTCCAAGCCTATAATCAAAACCTCATATTGAATGTGATTATTAGTCTAggaaaaatcaagccaaaatgATAAGTTCATATTATAACCTACTAGACAAGTTATTATTACTTCTGCAATAACTCTAACTCTGATCTTggttttttatctattaaaatcataattctcaTGAAACAAGtttcataataataatgttaatatCTTATTCCAATTTATGGttgatatcaaaacatgggtgaTTAGTTAATAAATAAGTTGAAGCTTGGCCTTTAACTGCTTCTTATGGCATATAATGCAAATCAAATTTAGATAATATCAATGTTCATTTACTAATTTAACCTCTCAAAAAAAGGTTAagataacatatattttattaaatatgttttagaaattacATATAAATTGACTGGTAGTACATACCATAGTAGctaaacacaacaaaatatatggataaataatttttttttgttaaagtataTCGCTCTTCAACCTCTATAAGGACATGGATGAGATGATACGTAATATGTTCATGTCCAACTTCATTCTATTATGTTAGAATGCTACTAATCTGCTCTTACATAACTCAAATATATAGCCTTAAAAGCTTTATAGGTCTTGGTGGGTCCAATATTAAAGGCTTGACCAtatgagtttttatttcttcaaatgtAGAGTAAAGCTTCTTGTTCCATTAGAACTTATCCATGTTATTTCCTTTTAATAATGAAGTAAATAGCCAGATATTTCCTATAACGTTTGATATGAAACTCCTTGGAAAATGATTTTACCAATAAAGCTTTgtaactgtttttttatttatagaggtCATGCTTTTCTGATTGGCCGTTTTTATTTATCCTTATGTCATGCTAACATAATAGAAATTCCAAGAAATTCCCTACCTATATAGTAAAGACATATTTT
This genomic interval from Populus alba chromosome 1, ASM523922v2, whole genome shotgun sequence contains the following:
- the LOC118027477 gene encoding uncharacterized protein, with translation MRHKHKKSFITVILCSNGALTTSIDEVNVAFVHYYHNLLRTSSSVSPIDVVVVHSGPCLDESHYSFLLVPVSNEIVKENLFSIGNDKAPGLNGYSSLVFKKSWDIVRADFCVALQDFFSFGQILKQINHSIIAQVLKSANVNSTNDFRSISCCNVLRGRNIIDNINLAQEFLRHYDRKRTFPCCLIKIEFKKAFDSVQWVFLRELLHLLGFPYHFVHLVMLYVETSSFSVAINDSLYGFFPRRCGVR